The Carassius auratus strain Wakin chromosome 11, ASM336829v1, whole genome shotgun sequence DNA window GTTTAACAGATGACTCTGCCACACTAGGAAGTCTTGGAGTTATTCCAGAAAGCATCATTTGCCTTAAGGTACAACTCTTAAGTATTTATGATGGGAGCTGATACATTGGCTTTTTGAAagaaggctgcattaatttgtaatattagagctgaatttacagcatcttGACAGTccgtgtcacataatccttcagaaatcattctgatatgctgcttACTAATGCTTATGCTTATACTTATGTTGATAACAgctgtgctgcttgatatttttgtggacacTGGTATTTTTTTGTGAGATGTCTTAAAAATTGAACGTTcagaagaatagcatttatttgaaatagcattataaatgttgtGACATTTAATCCtgtgtcctttctgaataaaagtatttatttcaaagaaaaaaataatactgaccacaaacttgtAAATGTGCTGTTTACTTTTTCCTCTATAGGCTGATGAACCTATTTCTGATTATGCTGCAATGGATGATGTTTATCAAGGTAAGTGCTGTTTACATCTGCTTAAATTCTCTAACCTGTATGTCCCGTTTTTCAATGATCTATTTCTGCACTTTTATTTTTCTAGTCTGTATCCCTGAAGAAGGATTTAAAGGTATGCATACACTATTTTGTGATTGTTTCAGATATGCATTTTAATCTTTAAAGCCTTTGTGAAAGAATCCAGAAACAgcatattaagaaatattattcacaatctaccatattttcttcttttgttcaggCACTGGGCTGTTAGGACACTGAGTGGAACAATGCTGACAATGTCTGAACAACGATAAAGCTTGAATTACACATAGATGTTCATTCTTGGAatgaagtctttttttatttgactttttttggttgttttgttttttatattattgaaacAACTTCAAAAGTGTCTTTTTGCTTTAAAACATCATGCTGGCTTTTAATATTGAAAGATGTTGATGCATTCTGCAAGATTTTGTGGTCGTGCTTACCATGACTGTGAAAAATACGGGTCGGGATTTCCTCAAAGGACATTCCATTTCGAGGAAAATCGGAATTCCTTCTGGTTTTGTTGCAATGTCATGTTCAGGGATTATGGCCTGAGCATATGTACGGTATATGTGTAAAACAGTAAGTCTCTGTAAATCCTTTGTTGAAAAGAAGCTTGTGATGGCACTGCAATAGAGCTCGTACATATATAAGAATGCATGAGCAacttgaatattaaaaaaatatttagtcttTGTTTTGTTCATGTAAATAACCTCATCAAAACACAGCAGTGGAGAGATGCCTAGAAAGGTGAGGATAAATATGGCACGTTTCCAGAAGTGGGGAATATTACAGCATTGTTAAATAGTTTAGACATGTTCTGCTACTTGAAATAGTGTGCAGGCATTTGTGTGAACTTTTCTGTATGTTCTTTCATATGGGCAATAAATATTCTTTTTACATCTTCTGATGTGTAGTCTGTGCGTACAACAGTTGCAGAAATGTTACTTTGATAGGAGCACTTATATGAATTTGTATTCAAGTTGAGTTGTATGTTTTTGTTACAGTTTTATTTCTGGTCTGATCAGTCAGCAACTTAagacagcaaaaaagaaaaaaaataaattctgacgtatagtaaaaataacataaatccaTTTTGTTCGTATCACTATATTCATATCACTATGCTTTTAACCTGTAttaaaaaacctactttttaaagtatttttagatGTAATACCCATTttgatttataatgtaattttaatcaGCAAATTCTAAAATCTGTGTTCCCAacttattaatacttttatttatttgggggCTTGcaataaaaatcttattttacagtgtttttgtttgtttgtttgtttttaactctGTTCAACTGCAATATCTCTCCAAAAGATGAAAACATATCTTTAGCAAGAACATCATAAAGATTGAAAACTTGATAAAATGTTCCCGAgatgtttattttaaatccatttgaaaataaatatttatgacatTTGCATaacaaatttatattataataaaatatgacaattgaatacatttatatcatattatattatagccTATGTTTTCCATACAAAGTTAAGAACTGAGATTAGTCATTTTATTTGAACTTTTGTAGATGGCAGCAGTATCTTACTGGGTCTCAAGTGGTTAATACGActttataaaatatgttatacaGTGATTTACAACTTTAAACCTATCTCGCAATAAAGggcatttaatataattaatcggtaattattcaaacacacacGATATTCATGTATTTTGTATCCATAAAGGTTTTTGGGTGCTTGTTGCGACTATATTAATGATGTCTGTGATGGAGTATTTGTCATTCTTTCCATTCAAAAGCTTCCCGATAACCAGCTGTTCTTTATACGCATGCGCATTAAAGAGCTAATCATGCCGCGCATGCGCATTATGTCATGGCTCACTCATCTGTACGCGCATGCGCACTGTCGGAGTGTTTTGGGCCGAATCTTTATTTCGCAGCGGAATGTTGTCCTTCGAAGGAGTTTAAATAAAGAGCCGGATCATTTGAATTTAAAGGTAAAGGGGAAGTGTGTAGCTGTAGTTTACTGTTAGAGGCACAACGATTTGCCTCTAATATTGTGCCGTTTGCATTTTTGGctgcttttgttttttatattagcaTCAGATAGCATGTCGGGTTAGCGGTAAACTGAAATGTCACTCATTGCATGCGATTATGGCATCGTTTATCCTTATCATTCCCCTATGCTTGGAATAAACGTGCTAAAATGTCTCCCTTTCAGTTATAAAAACACCTTAAGAATTGTGCTTGTTTTCATTTAACTTCTATTTCATTTGTCATAATAATCAGATGCTTTTAGAGCAGCTGAAATAAACAGAGATGTTATGGTGTAACGTTACTATATTAGTCACCATAGATGAGCAGGTTTCTGTCAAGGACCtcttatacatttatttaggaACAGGGTAACGTTATTTGtatttcacaaaagaaaaaaaaaggccatCTTTgagcacattgtgtgtgtgtgtgtgtgtcttgtttcccATTACAATTAATATCTAGAATTAATATCTTAAGtcttaaactttaaaattaagtttGTTGATCTGtcaatggggtaagaaaaataaactaagGAAATAAGGATtactaataataaagtaaataatataaattttatataagcATAAACTtacttaaatcaagatacatttacttgagtggGAAAATAgcctaaaatgttttttgttgttgttgttggggtaaataaaaataaattgaattaatgtttaaaatagaaaCGTTTGCTTGCaaagcaaaataatttaatatgttgactgtgtttatgcttaaaacaagaacaaatatctttcAGTGAGGTCAGAAATTATATTACTTTTCTTTACCTGTTGACATATTGTTTTCTCATTTTAAGGATAAACCTACTTGATACATTGTTCTGCATTTCCTCTTTTCCACCTCTGCAGGTACAGGATGGAGCTCCCAAACTACAGCCGACAGCTCATGCAGCAGCTGCATGCTTTACGTAAAGAGAGGCAGTTTTGCGACTGCTCCATCCTGGTGGGTGAGACCCCGCACCCCGCTCACAAGCTAGTGCTGGCGGCCTCCAGTATGTTACTGAAGTCTGTTCTGGAAGGTTCTGACAGCATCTCCATCGACACAGACTTACTGTCCTCTCAAGAGTTTTCTTCTCTTCTGGACATGGTGTACACTGGTAAACTGCCTCCTGGTAAACACAACTTCACCCGACTCATCGCCGCTGCGGACAGCTTGCAGATGTTTGATGTGGCCGTTGGTTGTAAGAACATTCTCACTGACCTCATGAAGCGGACTTCTGTCGAGACTGAGACTGAGTCGATGAAACCTCAGGTTATTAAACATTGTGTTAAGGAGCCGTCTGAATCAGAAGAGCTTAAAAGGGACAAAAATAGTTTTGAAGGTAAAAAAGTTGACTAATTAATAGTAAAGATTTCTCTTTGAGGTCACATTGTTCCAATGGTTTTCATGAATtatgtttatttctgttttcagAGGACAGAGCAGTTGAGTTGATCTCTCAAAATCAAGCTGGGGTCACAAAAATCCTCCAGAATGGACGATCGTATGTGAAGGTTCTTGAAATATGGGATACAGTATCCACAGAAGTGCGccaggtaaaataataataaaaaaaaaaaagagataaaaagatTTGATCATTcactttttaaataaacagttcacacaaaaatgaagttttgctgaaaatgtactcactcacAGGCCTTCATCATtacagatttggggaaatgtagcattacatcagttgctcaccagtggatgggtgccgtcaaaatgagagtccaaacagctgataaaaacatcacaataatccacaagttagccacacaactccagtctatTAGTTAACGTCTTTTGAagtgaaatattgcatttttgTAACAAAGAAATCCATCATTAAACATTTTTGACTTCATGCCATTGGTTATGGCccaaataatttgtaataatgctTCCTACAATTAAACACTCTCACATCGAAATCCACTAACATATTTATTAACAACTGATTCTTCTCGTAAACAGCGTTTGATCTCAacatttttcactggagaaaaacaatattaggaatgaggactcatattttagcctgaaatgaaaagctaaaaaaatgttgtagtgatgaatttgtttattaaaaacatgaagCTTTTCACTTTAATTGATGAACAGGAGTTGTGTGCATTatttctggattattgtgatgtttttataagctatttagactctcattctgtcgGCACCCATTCACGGCAAGTATCTTTTTGTGAGCAAGTCACGTAATGTTTAATTTTCTCCATATCTCTAATAACCAAACTCATCTACGCTTTGGATGGCCAGAGGGTAAATAAACATTCAGCAAATTTTCAGTTTAgaatgaactgttcctttaaagcaTATTGATGATCTGAAGATAGAGTTAGGACTGGATTCAGATCTCACTTCTGATCTTCTGCAGGTCATACTGGAGAGCTTCAAAGGAGATCCACCAGCAGATGAGGTTTACCAGAGGTTGCTCAATTGTGTGAAAGTAGAGAAAGTTGTGTCAGCTCAAACAGTCCTTACTTTGTTAGAACAGCTAAAATGTTTAAATCCTGAGCAGGGGTCAGTTTTGGAGGACGAGGGAAACAAGAGCTGTCCCGAGCCAAAAGGTGAGCTGACCTTTGTTGAGTGAAAGTGTGAAGTTTTGAATCATGGGGTATTAAAAGGATTCTAAAATGGCTAAACATTTCAGGCAGAATTTGTTAAACTTTGAGTGAATGTAGAAATAAAGAGACTGCTCTCTTTACTTACAGTTCCTGCATCAGGTGTTCGGTGGTCTAGTGGGCTTTTAGCCCATATATCAGAACTATCTCATCACCTCTCCAGTGTCAGCAACCTCTCAGAGCTTTTGACCAGCGCAGTGAACAGATGTACAAATGAAGTGGAAAAAGAGGTGTATTTGTCCCTTACAGTTTCTAATATAAAACAGTACAACAGTACACAGTgattataatttgttatatacACACTACCATCTAAAGGTTTGAGGTTAGTTAGATTTATTGAATGCTTTTAGAAAGTCTCTTTTGGTCACAGAGGCTGCATTTGAAATAACCAttgtctatttgaatacattttaaaatgtaatttattcctgtgatgcaaagctgaaattccACCagccattacgccagtcttcagtatcacatgatcaaacatttctcattgttattatttgaaaacagatttttctttaaaacctgattcattttttatgattctttgatgagtagaaagttcaaaagaaaagcttttctgaaatagaaatcttttgagtaattgaatgcatcctttgcTGATTAAAGTATAAATGTAtttccaaaaacaacaacaaatcttaCTGATGCCACACTTTTAAACTCAGGTAGTGCTGCAGTGCTGTTCTGGTCCATCTTCTGTGGAGGTGGTGGAAAGTTTGTTATGTAAACTCCAAGAGATGACCGTAAGTGAAGAAACGTTTCTGATGCTGCTCCATGAGGTGAAGGAAAGCTCCTCAGATGTGCTTCAGCTTCTGCAGTCCTTGAAAGACACAAGGGGTAGAACAGTAAAACGTGCCAACAATACCTAATCTGTTTCATCACACAGCCAATTCCTGATGACTTATACTTCTGATGACTTATTCTTCATCAGTTGACACAGCAGAAGACCGCAGTGGGGTGGAGTTGTTGAGAATATATCAGAACAGACTCATAGAACTGAATCTGGACCTCCAGCTTATCGAACAGAGCTTTAAAAAGGGTCCAGATATGAATGCAAATGAAAGAGAGGTACAGTACCTGTGTTGCATTATTAATCGgcttttcataatttaaaagtaGCTTCAAAGCAAGGAAGCAgcttttacatgtatatatttgtgtgcatTCAGTGTATTAAAGCTCTTCTGGGAGAGAAAGGAGATGCTGAGGTGGTTGGGAGGCTGATATCTGCAGCGCTGGATGGTTCACTGCAGGCCGTGACTGTTTGGAGGCTTCTGCTGTGGATAGAGACACACAGTCCAGAGCTGCAGCTCCTCATGCAGGAGGTCAAGGAGAAACCAAACGCTCCAAAACTTCTCCAAACCAGTGAGTGTTTAAAGGCTTtgaattaggggtgctccgatcacgatcggccgatcgttatgcgcatctcgtcagtaaagccggttggTTTTCttatcagcggttaattccatcaggtgcgtgatttcacatagagcacctgttactacacagagccgttgttaatagagaagatgcgcaaatcacgttaattttcagcgtttattggcgcatcttctcagttaacaacggctctgtgtagtaacagctgctctatgtgaaatcacgcacctgatggaattaacagctgattagaaaaccggctttactgacgagatgtgcattaacgatcggccgatcgtgatcggagcacccctactttgAATCAACACACTGCTTTTGGTTACTAGCTTTGTAGTTCTCTGAAAGGCTGAGTGTAAATTGCGTCTTTAATAAGTCAATTAGACCAATTGCTCTGTGTTCCAAAAtacttttgctgttttgttttttagttaaaGACATAGATGTGCTCTTTAAGCACAAATCACTCATCCTGGAAACAGTCAGTAACATTACCCTGCTCGAACAAGGTTTGAACACAGTGGATCATGGGACAGAGGAATTTGCTGAGGTAAGAGGCGgaggaaaaatataataaatgtattaaatatatgccTTAATTTGCATAATGCACACACTGTcagtgtgcgtgtatatatatatatatatatatatatatatatatatatatatatatatatatatatatatttatacacacacacacacacacacacacacacacatacacacacacacacacacaaacacatacagacacatacaGACATGACTGTTCGGTTATTATATTTTCGGTACAGCAggaatatttaatgttaatttttaaattaaacagcGACTTACTGAACTAATTGCtcttacttaaaatatattaaattataatgaacATTTTCTTAGGGATAAAAATCTACCTCAGCTTATGATCTAAACTATAGGGAGCccttttacattattataagtTAACAATTAAAAACAGAGGCCAAACTTACAcataatgtagtttttaaattaaattcgaAGTTAAAAAACTtctatttgttgttgaaatatattaatttacacagTGGCTGTCATTAGCTGTTGCAtaactgatttatttaaagaataaatacaattaaGACATCACTAACAAGTAAAGTAAAATACAATGAGCatataatatttagcaaaatgctctTCTCTAGACATTTCTcatatgttttaaaaagtttggttttggtttgattttttttaaaatgtgtatttaatttatgcctgtgatgacaaagctgactTTCAGATTGTggaaaactgtgatacttttttttttgttttgtttttgctgcaTTCTTTGAGAAAtcaaaagttcaaatgaacagcatttgtaTGAAATggaaaaccttttgtaacattataattctttactgtcacttttgatcaattccaTGTGTCCTCGCTGAATAGaattattcatttctttcaaaatgataataataattaaaacaaaacatccCGATCACAAACTTTTAAATGCTAGTGTAATTTGTAATAACAGTGTAATAACagatgcatatttaaaaacatccaCTCCAGAATAATAAACTAACTGCAAAGTAAATAAAATTCAACATTATATAACATTACTTTTGTGCGTCCCAGTTTCTCCAGAGCTGTCGGAGGGCCGATGGTGAGCTGGAGTCAGTTTATCAGACTGTGGAGAGAGTTTTGAGTCGTGACTCAGAGTTTGCCAGTTCACTGTGCCAGCTGCTGTCTGCCAACCAGCAGAACGTCCCGCAGCTGAAAGACCTCAAACATCCCGGTGAAGGACCTCTCAGTGCACACAGATTTCTGTCCAAGTGATATGATAGTTAGGCATCACTTAATGGAAACAAACCTTAATATTTTACTCTTTTTCTAAACAGGGCCTCTGCCAGATTCTGCGAAATCTGAGGTTGAACAAGAAGAATCTACAGCAGACTCTGAGGATGATGATGGAGAAGACCCCAAAACAAAAGGCAGAAGAAAGGCTGTCCCTGTGTCGTACGGGTGTGAGTGGTGTAAAAAGGCGTTTGACTTTAAGTGTCGTCTGATAAAGCACAGGAAAGGCTGTGCCCTGGCGCCGGGGAAGGAGCAGCGCTGCTCAGAGTGTTCGGTGGCCTTTCCAACGCTCAAGAGCCTTCACCAGCACTGCATGGAAGTCCATGGTGGCCCTCCggcgaagaagaagaaaacagagCAAGTGCCATGTGACATGTGCGACAAAACTTTCAAACACTCTTCAGGTGTGCAGAGATCCTTTTCAAGCTGAACAAAAAGGCTGGCTCATACAAGTGATGCAGATCCAAAACTGGCCTGCAACAGTATTctcttataaataataattaagatgTCCAAAGTACTTGAAAACTTGAAgtcattgttttaatttaatttgttattattagtagtataatgatatttggttacactttatttgaaggtgtccttTCTGtgttacatgtatttactattataataacaattaattatgcataattacatgcaagtaaccctaagccaaaccctaaatCCTATCCCTAACCATATATTTAGaacatgtaccgtatttttcggactataagtcgcacctgagcataagtcgcatcagtccaaaaatgcgtcatgacgagggaaaaaacatatataagttgcactggactataagtcgcatttatttagaaccaagagaaaacattaccgtctacagccgcgagagggcgctctatgcttttcagtgtagactacaggagcactgagcagcatagagcgccctctggtggctgtagacggtaatgttttctctgggtTCATTACTCTtggttcatgtaaaattaattttgataaataagtcgcacctgactataagtcgcaggaccagccaaactatgaaaaaaagtgtgacttatagtccgtaaaatacggtagttaattaatattacttaaatgtataattacactgtgacAAGGACACCTGAATATACAGTGTAGACAAATATATAGATTAATATTTAACTTtcattaacaacaacaatgataaagtacattaaatgtaaatattttgtattgtttcatatttatgttcatattacaaattaaataatattatttattatgatggtaaataataataataatataaatattgttatgtTATGAATGAAAATACACACTATAATACTAGTTACTAATAtgattatacaaaaaaagtaattaattattattaagctaaaatgttattgaaaacacttgtttatttaaaaacc harbors:
- the zbtb40 gene encoding zinc finger and BTB domain-containing protein 40 isoform X1; the encoded protein is MELPNYSRQLMQQLHALRKERQFCDCSILVGETPHPAHKLVLAASSMLLKSVLEGSDSISIDTDLLSSQEFSSLLDMVYTGKLPPGKHNFTRLIAAADSLQMFDVAVGCKNILTDLMKRTSVETETESMKPQVIKHCVKEPSESEELKRDKNSFEEDRAVELISQNQAGVTKILQNGRSYVKVLEIWDTVSTEVRQVILESFKGDPPADEVYQRLLNCVKVEKVVSAQTVLTLLEQLKCLNPEQGSVLEDEGNKSCPEPKVPASGVRWSSGLLAHISELSHHLSSVSNLSELLTSAVNRCTNEVEKEVVLQCCSGPSSVEVVESLLCKLQEMTVSEETFLMLLHEVKESSSDVLQLLQSLKDTRVDTAEDRSGVELLRIYQNRLIELNLDLQLIEQSFKKGPDMNANERECIKALLGEKGDAEVVGRLISAALDGSLQAVTVWRLLLWIETHSPELQLLMQEVKEKPNAPKLLQTIKDIDVLFKHKSLILETVSNITLLEQGLNTVDHGTEEFAEFLQSCRRADGELESVYQTVERVLSRDSEFASSLCQLLSANQQNVPQLKDLKHPGPLPDSAKSEVEQEESTADSEDDDGEDPKTKGRRKAVPVSYGCEWCKKAFDFKCRLIKHRKGCALAPGKEQRCSECSVAFPTLKSLHQHCMEVHGGPPAKKKKTEQVPCDMCDKTFKHSSGLLYHKRTEHFEERPYACEECGAKFAATSSLKNHMRLHTGEKPFHCKHCDMSFSVAAALSYHTKKKHAEGKMYCCQYCSASFAQSIELTRHVRTHTGDKPYVCRECGKGFKQANGLSVHLQNFHNITEPHDCQKCRVSFSSLDELRQHIQEVHPKELHQCPECSKIFNSEANLEKHMNIHDGNKPYGCKMCKKSYQTLSGLWYHNRTAHPESASAQGNKAIKSLLQCDKCDKTFSNRNSLLKHQITNHKEVHLWKCVNCDSTMTSEQELQQHICSGQASQSGSVFSCVVCSLHFTSETEFQQHFLSKHLQVMQEEAQTQASSAQTVIQCEDAAGQEAEQVISLDQSQIEGSPQLFVALGDQQEAASGAGIVAVSMEDLLNGTVTLICEEGQ
- the zbtb40 gene encoding zinc finger and BTB domain-containing protein 40 isoform X2, which gives rise to MELPNYSRQLMQQLHALRKERQFCDCSILVGETPHPAHKLVLAASSMLLKSVLEGSDSISIDTDLLSSQEFSSLLDMVYTGKLPPGKHNFTRLIAAADSLQMFDVAVGCKNILTDLMKRTSVETETESMKPQVIKHCVKEPSESEELKRDKNSFEEDRAVELISQNQAGVTKILQNGRSYVKVLEIWDTVSTEVRQVILESFKGDPPADEVYQRLLNCVKVEKVVSAQTVLTLLEQLKCLNPEQGSVLEDEGNKSCPEPKVPASGVRWSSGLLAHISELSHHLSSVSNLSELLTSAVNRCTNEVEKEVVLQCCSGPSSVEVVESLLCKLQEMTVSEETFLMLLHEVKESSSDVLQLLQSLKDTRVDTAEDRSGVELLRIYQNRLIELNLDLQLIEQSFKKGPDMNANERECIKALLGEKGDAEVVGRLISAALDGSLQAVTVWRLLLWIETHSPELQLLMQEVKEKPNAPKLLQTIKDIDVLFKHKSLILETVSNITLLEQGLNTVDHGTEEFAEFLQSCRRADGELESVYQTVERVLSRDSEFASSLCQLLSANQQNVPQLKDLKHPGPDSAKSEVEQEESTADSEDDDGEDPKTKGRRKAVPVSYGCEWCKKAFDFKCRLIKHRKGCALAPGKEQRCSECSVAFPTLKSLHQHCMEVHGGPPAKKKKTEQVPCDMCDKTFKHSSGLLYHKRTEHFEERPYACEECGAKFAATSSLKNHMRLHTGEKPFHCKHCDMSFSVAAALSYHTKKKHAEGKMYCCQYCSASFAQSIELTRHVRTHTGDKPYVCRECGKGFKQANGLSVHLQNFHNITEPHDCQKCRVSFSSLDELRQHIQEVHPKELHQCPECSKIFNSEANLEKHMNIHDGNKPYGCKMCKKSYQTLSGLWYHNRTAHPESASAQGNKAIKSLLQCDKCDKTFSNRNSLLKHQITNHKEVHLWKCVNCDSTMTSEQELQQHICSGQASQSGSVFSCVVCSLHFTSETEFQQHFLSKHLQVMQEEAQTQASSAQTVIQCEDAAGQEAEQVISLDQSQIEGSPQLFVALGDQQEAASGAGIVAVSMEDLLNGTVTLICEEGQ